From a region of the Butyrivibrio sp. AE3004 genome:
- the tadA gene encoding tRNA adenosine(34) deaminase TadA, with amino-acid sequence MKNYPELKVKTEEEKLDEKYMRAALKQARKAIDLGEVPIGCVIVYEGKIIGRGYNRRNTDKSVLCHAEITAIKKACKKMGDWRLEECTLYVTLEPCQMCAGAIVQSRIPRLVMGASSPKSGCGGSILNILENPEFNHQVDVKRGVLEENCSDILKEFFTELRKRNKAEKEARREAQKLAEESE; translated from the coding sequence ATGAAGAATTACCCTGAACTAAAAGTGAAGACGGAAGAAGAAAAACTTGATGAAAAATATATGAGAGCAGCACTGAAACAAGCCAGAAAAGCAATAGATTTAGGTGAAGTTCCGATAGGTTGTGTGATTGTATATGAAGGAAAAATCATAGGAAGAGGTTACAATCGAAGAAATACGGATAAATCCGTCCTTTGCCATGCAGAGATAACTGCGATAAAAAAAGCATGCAAAAAGATGGGTGATTGGAGACTTGAGGAGTGCACGCTTTACGTTACGCTTGAGCCGTGCCAAATGTGTGCGGGTGCTATAGTTCAGTCAAGAATTCCCAGATTGGTTATGGGAGCTTCAAGTCCAAAATCAGGATGTGGAGGCTCAATACTGAATATATTGGAGAATCCTGAATTTAATCATCAGGTGGATGTGAAAAGAGGGGTTCTTGAAGAGAACTGCAGCGATATATTGAAGGAATTTTTCACAGAGCTAAGAAAGAGGAATAAAGCTGAAAAGGAAGCCAGAAGAGAAGCTCAAAAATTAGCGGAAGAATCGGAGTAG
- a CDS encoding RrF2 family transcriptional regulator — MKISTKGRYALRVMIDLALHNTGEYISLKDISARQNLTVKYLEQIVSSLGKAGFLQSMRGNSGGHRLAKNPSDIRIGDILRTMEGGLAPIGCIQGEEVSCPKVNECPTIEFWVGLDKVVNDYVNSYTLQDLVKQTKSLQDQTII; from the coding sequence ATGAAAATATCAACAAAAGGAAGATATGCTTTAAGGGTTATGATTGATCTTGCCCTTCACAACACAGGTGAATACATATCCTTAAAAGACATATCCGCAAGACAGAATCTAACTGTCAAATATTTGGAACAGATAGTTTCTTCACTGGGAAAAGCAGGATTTCTGCAAAGCATGCGAGGAAACAGCGGCGGACACAGATTGGCAAAGAATCCGTCCGACATTCGAATCGGGGATATTCTGAGAACTATGGAAGGCGGCCTTGCCCCTATAGGATGTATACAGGGTGAAGAAGTCTCTTGCCCCAAAGTCAACGAATGTCCAACCATAGAATTCTGGGTGGGACTCGACAAAGTAGTCAATGATTATGTAAACAGCTATACTTTGCAGGATCTTGTGAAACAGACAAAGAGCCTTCAGGATCAAACTATAATTTAA
- a CDS encoding PucR family transcriptional regulator: MITAQIIQNSIDELSAITRVQLSVMDLKGRVVAATIEAPTFDMEFVSDFANSPIDSQVIGGMHLLKILDEGELVYVLLASGHGEDAYMVGKICVSQLQSLIVAYKEKYDRNNFFQNLLLDNLLLIDIYNRAKKLRIDVTVPRVIILVETRAERDSGAAELLGSMFATQNGDYVTAVDETNVILVKALKSDEKYEDIESIATTIVDMMNTEAMLDVRVSYGTIVNELKDISKSYKEAKMALDVGKIFYAEKHVIAYNTLGIGRLIYQLPINLCRIFIDEIFGGREIPDNLDEETLNTINKFFENNLNVSETSRQLFVHRNTLVYRIEKLEKATGLDIRTFDEALTFKIALMVLSYMKYVDSNQF, translated from the coding sequence ATGATAACAGCGCAGATTATTCAGAATAGTATTGATGAACTTTCTGCAATTACGAGAGTGCAGCTTAGCGTTATGGATCTTAAGGGGAGAGTTGTAGCTGCAACTATTGAAGCCCCTACTTTTGATATGGAATTTGTTTCGGATTTTGCGAATTCACCAATTGACTCCCAGGTTATAGGAGGAATGCATCTATTAAAAATTTTAGATGAGGGTGAGCTTGTTTACGTTCTTCTTGCATCCGGTCATGGTGAAGATGCATATATGGTTGGCAAAATATGTGTCAGCCAGTTGCAGAGCCTTATAGTGGCATATAAGGAAAAATATGATAGAAACAATTTCTTCCAAAATCTCTTATTGGATAACCTGCTTCTGATCGATATCTACAATCGCGCAAAAAAACTAAGGATAGATGTAACGGTTCCAAGAGTTATTATACTTGTTGAGACCAGAGCAGAGAGAGACAGTGGTGCTGCTGAGCTTCTTGGGAGTATGTTTGCAACTCAGAACGGAGACTATGTAACAGCGGTTGATGAAACAAATGTTATTTTGGTTAAGGCACTTAAATCCGATGAGAAATATGAGGATATAGAAAGTATAGCAACAACAATTGTTGATATGATGAATACGGAAGCTATGCTTGATGTCAGGGTTTCATACGGAACCATTGTTAATGAATTAAAGGATATAAGTAAATCCTATAAGGAAGCCAAGATGGCGCTTGATGTTGGTAAAATCTTTTATGCGGAAAAGCATGTAATTGCCTATAATACGCTGGGGATTGGAAGATTAATATATCAGCTGCCTATCAATCTGTGCAGAATTTTCATCGATGAGATATTCGGAGGTCGGGAGATTCCGGACAATCTGGACGAGGAAACATTAAACACAATAAATAAGTTTTTTGAAAACAATCTGAATGTATCAGAGACTTCAAGACAACTGTTTGTGCATAGAAATACTCTTGTATACAGAATTGAAAAACTTGAAAAAGCAACAGGGCTTGATATAAGAACTTTTGATGAGGCTTTGACATTTAAAATAGCACTCATGGTACTCAGCTATATGAAATACGTTGACTCAAATCAATTTTGA